From the Chloroflexus aurantiacus J-10-fl genome, one window contains:
- a CDS encoding Yip1 family protein: protein MESLAHFVRLSTAGLLLDVNTFRAQRDNPYALREGFLVVIVVGVIVGIASLIGSILSRMAAPDPTAVIEVLQRYSERIPLFSGLQEVNPDFSFDPIFDLLTGVFSTLQWSSLIGAIATPVVYVLGWLIYGTVAHLAARSLGGDGTFAQTLGCTALASGANLLAAVQIIPFATVAGTTLLGLIGCYLGLRAAHNLPAWRAFWATLIGPILLILILLVVSCGALAILIASAQGS from the coding sequence ATGGAGTCACTTGCTCACTTTGTTCGACTCAGTACAGCCGGCCTTCTGCTCGATGTCAATACCTTTCGCGCCCAACGCGACAATCCGTATGCATTGCGCGAAGGCTTTCTCGTCGTGATCGTCGTGGGGGTGATTGTTGGGATCGCCAGTCTGATCGGTAGTATCCTCAGCAGAATGGCCGCACCTGATCCGACAGCGGTGATCGAAGTCTTGCAACGTTACTCTGAACGCATCCCACTCTTCAGCGGTTTGCAAGAGGTCAATCCTGACTTCTCCTTTGATCCGATCTTCGATCTGTTGACAGGTGTGTTTAGTACTCTGCAATGGAGTAGTCTCATCGGTGCCATAGCCACCCCAGTTGTGTATGTTCTGGGCTGGCTGATTTATGGCACTGTAGCGCATCTGGCGGCCCGTTCGTTGGGTGGCGATGGTACGTTTGCCCAAACACTCGGCTGTACTGCCCTGGCCAGCGGTGCAAACCTGCTGGCTGCGGTACAGATTATCCCCTTCGCTACCGTGGCCGGCACAACCCTGCTTGGTCTGATTGGCTGCTACCTTGGTCTACGTGCTGCCCATAACCTGCCGGCATGGCGAGCTTTCTGGGCAACGCTGATTGGACCGATATTGCTGATCCTTATCCTGCTCGTGGTCAGTTGTGGGGCGCTCGCGATATTGATTGCCAGTGCTCAAGGGAGTTGA
- a CDS encoding Yip1 family protein produces the protein MSVIDTFNGALILNQRVFGEMRDAPDGVRRGFLIILLVGILVGAIQSASALISSGNPDQTVEAFIVSYREAIEQQRQTATTPEQREVLQLFEESADEMAAMVRELVTLPTILPRPISLFLQALGQTVSRPLEYLSDMLLAVILTHIAARQLGGQGGIRAMVAVGSLSVAPHALDALTFIPVLNLPISIIAWGWGLIVLITGTAVVHRLDTGKATLAVLLYPSLLIILGILLSCILLIGLISLSAGLGA, from the coding sequence ATGTCTGTGATCGACACCTTCAATGGCGCATTGATATTGAACCAGCGCGTCTTTGGTGAGATGCGCGATGCCCCTGATGGCGTGCGTCGTGGTTTTCTGATCATCTTGCTGGTTGGAATACTGGTCGGAGCGATTCAGAGTGCCAGCGCATTGATTAGTTCCGGCAATCCTGATCAGACAGTTGAGGCCTTTATTGTCAGTTATCGCGAAGCCATCGAACAGCAGCGGCAAACGGCCACCACCCCAGAACAACGCGAAGTGTTGCAGTTGTTTGAAGAGAGCGCAGATGAAATGGCCGCGATGGTACGCGAACTGGTCACTCTGCCCACGATCCTACCGCGACCGATAAGCCTCTTTTTGCAGGCACTCGGTCAGACAGTATCAAGACCGCTCGAATATCTGAGCGATATGTTGCTGGCTGTGATTCTGACACACATCGCTGCCCGTCAATTGGGCGGGCAGGGCGGTATTCGAGCAATGGTTGCTGTAGGCTCGCTCTCGGTAGCGCCTCACGCGCTCGATGCCCTGACGTTCATCCCGGTACTAAACCTCCCAATCAGTATCATCGCCTGGGGATGGGGGCTAATTGTCCTGATTACCGGAACGGCTGTCGTGCATCGGCTTGATACCGGCAAAGCGACCCTGGCCGTGCTGCTTTATCCCAGTCTGCTGATTATACTGGGTATCTTGCTGAGTTGCATCCTGCTCATTGGTCTTATCTCACTATCAGCAGGACTGGGGGCATAA